From a region of the Acidicapsa acidisoli genome:
- the gmk gene encoding guanylate kinase produces the protein MAGILFIISAPSGSGKSTLVNALRSQLGGLDFSISWTTRQPRGSEQNGREYYFTTREEFERMIAAGEFLEHAEVFGNYYGTARRSLDDATAAGRDLLLDIDVQGAQQVRQKIPEAVSIFVMPPNPKVLRTRLRNRSRAEGHVDEAVLKLRQDEASKEIENYRQYRYILINDVLERAVAQLEAIVQVERMKQDGMPLDPRTKRELEIAEGCREVNSRERLRPVLESFGIDPGDGPHQYPLL, from the coding sequence GTGGCAGGAATTCTTTTTATCATTTCGGCGCCCTCGGGCTCGGGCAAGAGCACACTGGTGAACGCGCTGCGTTCGCAGTTGGGCGGCCTTGATTTCTCCATCTCGTGGACAACGCGGCAGCCGCGCGGCTCCGAGCAAAACGGCCGGGAATACTACTTCACCACTCGCGAAGAGTTCGAGCGAATGATCGCCGCCGGCGAGTTCCTGGAGCACGCCGAAGTCTTCGGCAATTACTACGGAACCGCACGCCGGTCGCTGGATGATGCAACGGCCGCCGGACGCGATCTGCTGCTCGATATCGACGTGCAGGGCGCGCAACAGGTGCGGCAAAAAATCCCCGAAGCCGTCAGTATCTTCGTCATGCCCCCCAATCCAAAGGTCTTACGCACGCGATTGCGCAATCGGAGCCGTGCCGAGGGCCACGTTGACGAAGCTGTTCTGAAGCTGCGGCAGGACGAGGCCAGCAAGGAAATTGAGAATTACCGCCAATACCGATATATTCTGATTAACGACGTCCTGGAACGAGCCGTAGCGCAACTGGAAGCAATCGTCCAGGTGGAGAGAATGAAACAGGACGGCATGCCGCTCGACCCGCGCACAAAGCGGGAGCTTGAGATTGCGGAAGGCTGCCGCGAAGTGAACTCCCGGGAGCGCCTGCGACCGGTTCTTGAATCTTTTGGCATTGATCCTGGAGATGGCCCACACCAATATCCACTTTTGTGA
- a CDS encoding ROK family protein, translated as MKKRISKPTPTALQATTSPATPITLSVDIGGTGIKMMALDASGKPVSERFRALTPPDPTPDRVLAVLDDLRAQVPSFDRVSVGFPGVVKNGVTLAAHNLHPKWVGFPLQETLQEHWKKVVRVANDASVQGYGSIYGKGVELCLTLGTGLGSSLFTGGRLCPGLELAHHPWRKDKTYEDYLGLRGLEKYGKKKWNDLVQRAIEQTNQLFNWDYLHLGGGNSKHIRFELAHNIRIVPNEEGLLGGVALWRNESGCW; from the coding sequence ATGAAAAAGCGCATCTCCAAGCCCACTCCAACCGCTCTCCAAGCAACAACTTCGCCTGCAACCCCGATTACTCTCTCCGTCGACATCGGGGGAACAGGCATCAAGATGATGGCCCTCGACGCTAGCGGTAAGCCGGTTTCAGAACGCTTCCGGGCTTTGACTCCGCCGGATCCAACACCGGATCGGGTTTTGGCGGTTCTGGACGATCTGCGCGCCCAGGTGCCGTCGTTCGACCGCGTTTCGGTGGGATTTCCCGGCGTCGTCAAGAACGGCGTCACGCTTGCGGCGCACAACCTGCATCCCAAATGGGTTGGATTTCCGCTACAGGAGACGCTACAGGAGCATTGGAAGAAGGTTGTACGTGTGGCGAATGACGCGTCGGTGCAGGGCTATGGATCTATCTACGGCAAAGGGGTAGAGCTTTGCCTGACGCTCGGGACCGGGCTCGGCTCTTCCCTGTTTACCGGCGGCCGCCTCTGCCCCGGTCTGGAGCTGGCCCATCACCCATGGCGCAAGGACAAGACTTACGAGGATTACCTTGGGCTGCGAGGACTCGAAAAATACGGCAAGAAGAAGTGGAATGATTTGGTTCAGCGGGCCATCGAACAGACGAACCAGCTCTTTAACTGGGATTATCTGCACTTGGGCGGCGGGAACTCCAAGCACATACGATTTGAGCTGGCGCACAACATTCGCATCGTGCCGAACGAAGAGGGATTGCTTGGCGGGGTGGCGCTTTGGCGGAATGAGTCTGGCTGCTGGTAG
- a CDS encoding septal ring lytic transglycosylase RlpA family protein, translating to MQTNTLCNARNRRPFTAAAFVLLVTVAGATAQGNESSHAQSDPHAPKAHKWIQVGKASWYGRRFQGHRTASGEAFDLNMLTCAHRTLPIGTLLRVTNVSNRRSIMVRVNDRGPVPAGLIVDLSYAAARSLGFNGRGSARVRLERVDGAEAAQLNWPNLGRPESLPASR from the coding sequence ATGCAAACAAACACACTATGCAACGCACGCAATCGTCGCCCATTTACCGCAGCCGCTTTTGTGCTGCTGGTAACCGTGGCCGGCGCAACGGCGCAGGGCAATGAGAGTTCGCATGCACAGAGTGACCCTCATGCGCCGAAAGCGCACAAGTGGATTCAGGTTGGCAAAGCCTCCTGGTACGGTCGCCGCTTTCAGGGCCATCGCACAGCAAGCGGCGAAGCCTTTGACCTGAACATGCTCACTTGTGCCCACCGCACCCTGCCGATTGGAACGCTGCTGCGAGTGACGAATGTGAGCAATCGCCGTTCCATCATGGTCCGCGTGAATGATCGGGGACCGGTGCCGGCTGGACTCATTGTGGATCTTTCTTACGCAGCGGCACGGTCGCTTGGTTTCAATGGAAGGGGAAGTGCGCGCGTGCGCCTGGAAAGGGTCGACGGCGCGGAGGCGGCGCAGTTGAACTGGCCTAACCTGGGCCGGCCGGAGTCTCTGCCTGCCAGTCGGTAG
- a CDS encoding sugar transferase — MGNWTVDASPRTISAKAEKNKLDWTKLEQHLQEIGTLHTSIYRLARDLAPAMVLSGYWFFKHPGLMFHGSDWWYIPRISLLEIGMLAGVTLVSRVATGRGRGPKEELLHKEMSATFLAAFLCGLAIYPGLLAKLDWQEALRVDAGFFLATSLASLVFLAVACVIGWISIDTIIPKREVLIIGSGRGGQAAYNEMVDSPVYNVVGVLDDTFVGPAEMRGRYLGGLELLDPLLKENPVSVVYCSLPVKSMYEPIQQVIAVCEQFGVEVRHSSHLFQTKIAQLDGRPCKNYSILRMVRDDSTRYVKRAIDVVGAATLLILSLPILIAAGIAIKVVSPGPILFSQDRYGLHRRRFRMFKLRTMVVNAEGLLAQLEHRNELAGPAFKMRQDPRVTKIGAFLRKSSIDELPQLWNVLLGDMSLVGPRPLSVRDVLKIEDSAQLRRFSVLPGITCIWQMSGRNNTDFDNWIRQDLEYIDSWSLLLDFKILIGTVPAVLWGKGAM, encoded by the coding sequence ATGGGAAACTGGACGGTTGACGCGAGTCCCAGAACGATCTCGGCCAAAGCAGAGAAAAACAAATTGGACTGGACGAAACTGGAACAGCATCTGCAGGAGATCGGAACTCTGCACACGAGCATTTATCGGCTGGCGCGCGACCTCGCGCCCGCGATGGTGCTCAGTGGATACTGGTTTTTCAAGCACCCCGGACTCATGTTTCACGGTTCTGACTGGTGGTACATTCCGCGCATAAGCCTGCTGGAGATTGGCATGCTCGCAGGCGTAACCTTGGTCTCTCGTGTTGCAACAGGCCGTGGACGCGGCCCCAAAGAGGAGTTACTGCACAAGGAAATGTCTGCCACATTTCTGGCGGCTTTTCTGTGCGGCCTGGCTATCTATCCTGGCCTGCTGGCCAAACTCGACTGGCAAGAGGCGCTGCGCGTCGATGCAGGATTCTTCCTTGCCACATCGTTGGCCAGCCTCGTGTTTCTCGCGGTCGCCTGCGTTATCGGTTGGATCTCTATCGACACCATCATCCCCAAACGAGAAGTGTTGATCATCGGTTCCGGTCGCGGCGGACAGGCTGCATACAACGAAATGGTCGATTCGCCTGTCTACAACGTGGTTGGCGTGTTGGACGATACATTTGTTGGACCTGCGGAGATGAGAGGTCGCTACCTGGGTGGCCTCGAACTGCTTGATCCGCTTCTTAAAGAAAATCCCGTGTCTGTCGTATACTGCTCTCTGCCTGTGAAGTCGATGTATGAACCGATCCAGCAGGTCATCGCAGTATGCGAACAGTTCGGAGTAGAAGTCCGGCACTCTTCACATCTCTTCCAGACCAAGATCGCGCAACTCGACGGCAGGCCATGCAAGAACTACTCCATCCTTCGCATGGTTCGTGACGATTCCACGCGCTATGTAAAGCGCGCCATCGATGTCGTCGGAGCGGCAACTCTGCTGATTCTCTCGCTGCCGATTCTCATCGCGGCCGGCATTGCGATCAAAGTCGTCAGCCCCGGCCCCATCCTCTTTTCTCAGGATCGATACGGATTGCATCGCAGGCGCTTCCGCATGTTCAAGCTGCGCACCATGGTCGTAAATGCAGAAGGGCTCCTGGCTCAACTGGAGCACCGCAATGAGTTGGCTGGGCCGGCTTTCAAGATGCGCCAGGATCCGCGAGTTACAAAGATCGGAGCGTTTCTACGCAAGTCTTCCATCGATGAGTTACCTCAACTTTGGAATGTTCTTCTTGGAGATATGTCCCTGGTTGGTCCAAGGCCATTGAGCGTGCGCGACGTGCTCAAGATCGAAGACTCCGCGCAGTTGCGACGCTTCAGCGTATTGCCTGGCATCACATGCATCTGGCAGATGAGCGGCAGAAACAACACCGACTTCGATAACTGGATTCGACAGGACTTGGAATACATCGATTCCTGGTCGTTGCTGCTGGACTTCAAGATCCTGATCGGCACTGTCCCGGCAGTTCTGTGGGGCAAAGGCGCAATGTAA
- a CDS encoding general stress protein produces the protein METAVGLFEQASTADAVVDALRQNGVPSTGIRIIAKPTSLPVASATSTPSIDFAAGLARDLSSMGMTKPECEAYLAGVQSGNVLVFASGTPEQADTAVSVMNSYKPIEVEEFAGSAPKVPAASLGATGAGNVSAKVDNSRATSEGVRVFSW, from the coding sequence ATGGAGACAGCAGTTGGACTTTTCGAGCAGGCAAGCACGGCTGATGCAGTGGTGGACGCGCTTCGCCAAAATGGCGTTCCATCGACAGGAATACGAATTATCGCGAAGCCCACATCTTTGCCGGTCGCCAGCGCAACCAGTACTCCCTCGATCGATTTTGCCGCTGGACTTGCGCGGGATCTGAGTTCCATGGGTATGACCAAGCCGGAGTGCGAGGCTTATCTTGCCGGCGTACAGAGTGGGAATGTGTTGGTGTTCGCTAGCGGTACCCCCGAACAGGCAGACACAGCTGTCAGTGTCATGAACTCCTATAAACCAATTGAAGTAGAAGAGTTCGCAGGCTCGGCGCCGAAGGTTCCCGCGGCCTCTCTTGGCGCAACGGGGGCAGGCAATGTCAGCGCCAAGGTCGATAACTCGCGCGCGACTAGCGAAGGCGTTCGCGTCTTCAGCTGGTGA
- the coaBC gene encoding bifunctional phosphopantothenoylcysteine decarboxylase/phosphopantothenate--cysteine ligase CoaBC, whose amino-acid sequence MHSVQFRDLHSRYNRSMKVMVGVSGGIAAYKAAELVRALQKQALEVRVVMTDSAQRFIQPLTFAALTGHKVITSLWPSPEDGTGSGDANFDASIEHIAEAQWADALVVAPATAGILAKFAHGFADDFLTTMYLATTAPVLVAPAMNVNMWEHPATQANLETLRQRGVRVIEPGSGQLACGMVGPGRMAEPEFIATAVLNALGRSHDLAGEVVLITAGGTREALDPVRFLGNRSSGKMGYALAEAAQSRGAKVILVSAPSALYPPAHCELVKVTTADEMREAVLNRMPEATLVIKSAAVADYKPSIVAGQKLKRTGPMTIEFQPTEDILAEVVRKRRPGQLIVGFAAETENQLENGRAKLLRKGVDAIVVNDVSREGVGFDSDWNGATFLTATTAIDFPEMSKRKLADRILDEVVGLRRPQSLLVELSGMDSSLESEPDESGPFDSERESTVASRPRIMIE is encoded by the coding sequence TTGCATAGCGTTCAATTTCGCGATCTGCATTCGCGTTACAATCGAAGCATGAAGGTGATGGTCGGCGTTTCGGGTGGAATTGCGGCATACAAGGCGGCGGAATTGGTGCGCGCCCTTCAGAAACAAGCACTTGAAGTGCGCGTCGTGATGACCGATTCAGCCCAGCGATTCATCCAACCGCTCACCTTCGCGGCGCTCACCGGCCACAAAGTCATCACAAGTCTCTGGCCGTCTCCCGAAGACGGCACCGGCTCAGGCGACGCCAACTTCGACGCCAGCATCGAGCATATCGCCGAGGCCCAATGGGCCGATGCGCTCGTCGTAGCACCAGCCACTGCTGGCATCCTGGCCAAGTTTGCCCATGGTTTCGCCGACGACTTCCTGACCACGATGTATCTCGCCACCACCGCACCCGTGCTCGTAGCGCCGGCGATGAACGTGAACATGTGGGAGCACCCCGCAACCCAGGCCAATCTTGAGACGCTGCGCCAGCGCGGAGTCCGAGTCATCGAGCCAGGTTCAGGGCAACTCGCCTGCGGCATGGTTGGGCCCGGCCGCATGGCCGAGCCTGAATTCATCGCCACGGCAGTCCTGAACGCCCTCGGACGCAGCCACGATCTCGCAGGCGAAGTCGTTCTCATCACTGCCGGAGGAACACGCGAAGCCCTCGACCCAGTGCGCTTCCTCGGCAACCGTTCCAGCGGCAAAATGGGCTACGCTCTTGCGGAGGCAGCTCAGAGCCGCGGCGCCAAAGTCATTCTCGTTTCCGCGCCGTCCGCTCTGTACCCTCCGGCCCACTGCGAGCTGGTAAAGGTTACGACAGCCGACGAAATGCGCGAGGCCGTCCTGAACCGCATGCCCGAGGCCACACTGGTCATCAAATCCGCCGCGGTCGCCGATTACAAACCCAGCATCGTCGCAGGCCAGAAACTCAAGCGAACCGGTCCCATGACTATCGAGTTTCAGCCCACCGAAGACATCCTTGCCGAAGTTGTCCGCAAGCGCCGTCCGGGTCAGCTCATCGTCGGATTCGCGGCCGAAACCGAGAATCAGCTCGAAAATGGCCGCGCCAAGCTGCTGCGCAAAGGCGTCGACGCCATCGTCGTCAACGACGTCTCCCGCGAAGGCGTCGGCTTCGATTCCGATTGGAACGGAGCCACATTCCTGACCGCGACAACCGCTATCGATTTCCCCGAAATGTCCAAGCGCAAGCTAGCCGACCGCATTCTGGACGAGGTAGTTGGATTGCGCCGGCCGCAGTCCCTTCTGGTCGAACTCTCCGGCATGGATTCGTCTCTCGAATCCGAACCGGATGAATCCGGGCCATTTGACTCTGAGCGCGAGTCGACCGTCGCCAGCCGTCCGCGCATTATGATCGAATAG
- a CDS encoding glycosyltransferase family 8 protein, producing MHPIAIAFCADKMMESALHVAMRSALVNLKPGCCPHIYAMVEHFSSADRARLARTLDATGRKYDLTYLEPDPDMFASLPALHGNRSCYFRLLLPELVQEDRLLYLDSDILIRCDLSPLFELDMKGSALGAIVGGTAEFTLDKELRLSLDQSLTDPAFNSGVLLFDCLMWRRQQLLKECVRFGLEYRNEIRVVDQTILNVLFATSCIHLPNQYNTAITSRSEHIPSEAVLHYIGSPKPWDLGAASLLPYAKAWFLELRMTAIPLRRRIPWLTLSTWRRFPKILGGYRRLAVQRMQG from the coding sequence TTGCATCCCATAGCGATCGCTTTCTGCGCAGACAAGATGATGGAGTCCGCCCTCCACGTCGCAATGAGGTCCGCACTTGTAAATCTCAAGCCCGGCTGTTGTCCTCACATTTACGCGATGGTCGAGCATTTTTCCAGTGCTGACAGGGCGCGTCTCGCGCGAACTTTGGATGCCACGGGCCGGAAATATGACCTGACATATCTGGAGCCGGACCCGGATATGTTTGCGAGCCTTCCCGCGTTGCACGGAAATAGATCCTGTTATTTCCGTTTGCTTCTGCCGGAGTTAGTGCAAGAGGATCGGCTCCTGTACCTTGACTCGGACATTCTGATTCGATGCGATCTTTCGCCGTTGTTTGAGCTGGATATGAAAGGTTCGGCTTTAGGTGCAATCGTCGGCGGAACTGCCGAGTTCACTCTGGACAAGGAGTTGCGTTTATCGCTCGATCAATCCTTGACAGATCCGGCATTCAATTCCGGAGTGTTGCTCTTCGACTGTCTTATGTGGCGAAGGCAGCAGTTACTCAAAGAATGCGTGAGATTTGGCCTTGAATATAGAAACGAGATACGGGTCGTTGATCAGACCATTCTCAACGTCCTTTTCGCGACGAGCTGCATACACCTGCCGAATCAATACAACACAGCGATAACCAGCCGGAGCGAGCACATACCCTCCGAGGCCGTTCTGCACTACATCGGGAGTCCTAAGCCCTGGGATCTGGGAGCGGCGTCATTGCTCCCGTATGCAAAGGCATGGTTTTTAGAGTTGCGAATGACCGCGATACCTCTCAGACGTCGTATTCCGTGGCTGACTTTGAGTACATGGAGGCGGTTTCCGAAAATCCTCGGCGGGTACAGACGCCTGGCGGTACAGAGAATGCAGGGGTAA
- the rpoZ gene encoding DNA-directed RNA polymerase subunit omega gives MTPDLPIETKFDSNYRKVMVAARRARQIQSGASPLVRSQSNKACRLAQEEIQAGKIAYVHTGPPPEKPAIEDPGIPILAI, from the coding sequence ATGACACCCGATCTACCGATTGAGACCAAGTTCGACTCCAACTATCGCAAAGTCATGGTGGCGGCACGTCGCGCCCGTCAAATACAAAGCGGAGCCAGCCCCCTGGTCCGCAGCCAATCGAACAAGGCCTGCCGCCTGGCACAGGAAGAGATTCAGGCGGGGAAGATCGCTTACGTTCACACCGGTCCACCACCGGAAAAGCCGGCAATCGAAGATCCAGGAATCCCAATCCTCGCCATCTAA
- the pyrF gene encoding orotidine-5'-phosphate decarboxylase, translating into MSEQAPEASKASSQFSPFDLARQRLIVALDVPTADAALTLADRLENQCQWFKVGLELYVAAGPAIVEMLASRGHSIFLDLKLHDIPNTVASAVRATASLGAGMLTIHAAGGPAMLAAAHEAALSLAAPPQLLAVTVLTSMDQPQLSAIGVAKSPKEQVALLAMLGLEAGIRGFVCSPQEVAMVRAMTGPEGVLVTPGIRPSGADKGDQQRIATPTYALDQGASYLVVGRPITQAADPALAMEAIVLEIAEALAIAPTE; encoded by the coding sequence ATGAGTGAGCAGGCTCCTGAAGCTTCCAAAGCATCGTCTCAATTCTCTCCGTTCGATCTGGCCAGACAGCGCCTGATCGTGGCTCTCGATGTGCCCACGGCAGACGCTGCTCTGACGCTTGCAGATCGACTGGAAAATCAATGCCAGTGGTTCAAGGTCGGCCTCGAATTGTATGTTGCCGCAGGGCCGGCGATCGTGGAGATGCTTGCAAGCCGCGGTCATTCGATCTTTCTCGATCTGAAGCTGCATGATATTCCCAACACTGTGGCGTCGGCGGTGCGGGCGACGGCCTCGCTCGGCGCTGGAATGTTGACCATCCACGCTGCGGGCGGCCCGGCAATGCTGGCCGCGGCGCATGAAGCTGCTTTGTCATTGGCCGCGCCGCCGCAACTGCTTGCCGTTACGGTGCTCACCAGCATGGACCAGCCGCAGCTCAGCGCCATCGGCGTCGCGAAGAGCCCGAAGGAGCAGGTTGCGTTGCTTGCCATGCTCGGGCTTGAGGCTGGAATTCGCGGGTTTGTCTGTTCCCCGCAAGAAGTGGCGATGGTGCGAGCCATGACTGGGCCCGAAGGCGTGCTGGTAACTCCGGGAATTCGACCGAGCGGTGCGGATAAGGGCGATCAACAGCGCATCGCCACGCCAACTTATGCTCTCGACCAAGGCGCAAGTTATCTAGTAGTGGGCCGCCCAATTACGCAGGCCGCAGATCCTGCGCTGGCTATGGAAGCGATCGTGCTGGAGATTGCGGAAGCTCTGGCGATTGCGCCTACGGAGTAA
- a CDS encoding uracil-DNA glycosylase, whose product MTPPSNPINLNDPATRDALHARLRFYRDLGIGEFYRREVDSALWAQPNPQSEPQPAPAQTQATPPAPPEQLFPQLNQEIDIAPRKPFPAAPAQAEPVPPEQHFAALKLIREEIGDCTRCALAKGRNKLVFGDGDPNAKLMFVGEGPGADEDASGLPFVGRGGQLLNNMIGAMGLKREEVYIANVVKCRPPNNRTPEPDEAHTCSPFLFRQIDVVRPKVIVALGQTAVTYLTGEKRPLSAWRGTVHPFRVGAKLIVTYHPAFLLRDPNQKKHAWADLQIAMRELGLTSPARK is encoded by the coding sequence GTGACGCCACCTTCGAATCCCATCAATCTGAATGATCCGGCCACGCGCGACGCTCTGCACGCACGCCTGCGCTTCTATCGCGATCTGGGCATCGGCGAGTTCTACCGCCGCGAAGTCGACTCGGCTCTCTGGGCGCAGCCCAACCCGCAATCCGAGCCACAACCCGCGCCTGCGCAAACCCAGGCCACGCCGCCAGCACCACCCGAGCAGCTATTTCCGCAACTGAATCAGGAGATCGACATCGCACCCCGCAAGCCATTTCCCGCCGCGCCTGCGCAGGCTGAGCCTGTGCCGCCCGAGCAGCACTTCGCCGCGCTCAAACTGATCCGTGAAGAAATCGGAGACTGCACCCGTTGCGCCCTCGCCAAAGGCCGCAACAAGCTGGTCTTCGGCGACGGTGACCCCAACGCAAAGCTGATGTTTGTCGGCGAGGGCCCCGGTGCAGACGAAGACGCCTCCGGTCTGCCCTTTGTAGGCCGCGGCGGGCAACTGCTCAACAACATGATCGGCGCCATGGGCCTCAAGCGCGAAGAGGTCTACATCGCCAACGTAGTCAAGTGCCGCCCGCCCAACAATCGCACCCCGGAGCCCGACGAAGCGCACACCTGCTCGCCATTTCTCTTCCGCCAGATCGACGTGGTTCGCCCGAAGGTGATCGTGGCTCTGGGCCAGACAGCCGTGACGTATCTCACAGGCGAAAAGCGTCCGCTCTCAGCCTGGCGCGGCACGGTGCATCCATTTCGAGTAGGCGCAAAGCTCATCGTCACCTACCATCCCGCATTTCTGCTCCGCGATCCTAATCAGAAAAAACACGCCTGGGCCGACCTGCAAATCGCCATGCGCGAACTCGGCTTAACCTCACCCGCGCGCAAGTAG
- the priA gene encoding replication restart helicase PriA produces MPLYCEVALPVPLDRTFTYLAGGSANSNSTPQVGARVIVPFRNEKLIGVVTQLHSKAPTEFEAKPVETVLDEEPLISAHLLELAAWIAQYYLAPLGEVLRGMLPLTAEVQRTVYYRITDAGRDTLAGSFDSHPGSPLIKRSQSKLSAEDQDLEHKVLTRLADGEQVKLSTLRTATAASLPLLAAMVRKKWIARETSATERDARRMERFAVLIPEARLPTLTANQQAILAELAACGGEISLAALREKGSSPSTLQTLVRRGLIRIDERPASFSLSGLGHVNPNHALNEQQLDALASITTATGFQPFLLHGVTGSGKTAVYLAAMQRILDRGMAAILLVPEIGLTPAAAAQLDATFGNRVALLHSALTPSERSEQWHRIRRGEAPIVVGTRSAIFAPVPNLGLILIDEEHDQSYKQEETPRYNARDVAVMRAKLVDAPVVLGSATPSLESWQNSESGKYKRITMAERVNNRPLPGVEIVDMRQEFQQTGQEQLFSRLLITETQAALDRGEQAVILLNRRGYSFVAMCRACGEKLECQNCAISLTHHKPVDSPEAIASAGQRLECHYCGFRRTVPKRCPKCDSEHLYYLGAGSQQGEERLQAIFPLARIGRMDRDTVRGRYDMERLLARLHSGEINLLVGTQMIAKGHDIHGVTLVGVVGCDHALSMPDFRAAERVFQLMTQVSGRAGRGELPGRVVVQTYHPDHYAILAASTHDYAGFVARELKYRRWMHYPPFGVLANLLIQSKKLEEAAGWSAALGKWFQKTAPEGVRVLGPCAAPIARIKETYRFHMILKAGSRRALNTALRGALAHAEEVGIPRRNLVIDVDALRLM; encoded by the coding sequence ATGCCCCTTTACTGCGAAGTCGCGCTACCTGTTCCCTTGGATCGCACCTTCACCTACCTGGCAGGTGGCAGCGCGAATTCAAATTCGACGCCGCAAGTCGGCGCGCGGGTCATCGTCCCTTTTCGCAACGAGAAGCTCATCGGCGTGGTGACGCAGCTTCACAGCAAGGCTCCAACAGAGTTCGAAGCCAAGCCCGTCGAAACTGTGTTGGATGAGGAACCGCTCATCTCAGCCCATCTTCTGGAACTGGCCGCGTGGATCGCCCAGTATTACCTAGCCCCACTCGGCGAAGTCCTGCGCGGAATGCTGCCGCTGACCGCTGAGGTGCAGCGAACCGTCTACTACCGAATCACCGACGCCGGACGCGACACACTGGCCGGCAGCTTCGATAGCCATCCGGGCAGCCCGCTCATAAAACGCAGCCAAAGCAAGCTATCTGCCGAAGATCAGGACCTGGAGCACAAAGTCCTCACCCGCCTGGCCGATGGCGAACAGGTGAAGCTCTCCACGCTACGCACCGCCACAGCAGCCAGTCTGCCCCTCCTTGCCGCAATGGTGCGAAAAAAGTGGATCGCGCGAGAAACCTCAGCCACAGAACGCGATGCGCGCCGTATGGAGCGATTCGCCGTTCTCATCCCCGAAGCCCGCTTGCCCACGCTTACCGCCAATCAGCAGGCGATCCTCGCTGAATTGGCAGCCTGCGGCGGCGAAATCTCACTCGCCGCCCTTCGCGAGAAGGGAAGCTCGCCTAGCACGCTGCAAACCCTCGTCCGGCGTGGCCTCATTCGTATCGACGAACGCCCGGCGAGCTTCAGCCTCAGCGGCCTGGGGCACGTCAATCCCAATCACGCGCTCAATGAGCAGCAACTCGACGCTCTCGCATCGATAACCACCGCGACCGGCTTCCAGCCATTCCTCCTGCACGGAGTCACCGGCTCCGGCAAGACTGCTGTCTACCTCGCGGCCATGCAACGCATACTTGATCGCGGCATGGCCGCAATTCTTCTCGTCCCAGAGATTGGCCTGACGCCCGCCGCCGCCGCCCAGCTCGATGCAACCTTCGGCAATCGTGTCGCCCTGCTGCACTCCGCGTTGACTCCGTCCGAGCGCTCCGAACAGTGGCATCGCATCCGCCGCGGCGAGGCTCCGATTGTCGTCGGCACTCGTTCGGCAATCTTCGCGCCAGTCCCCAATCTGGGACTCATTCTCATCGACGAAGAGCACGACCAGAGCTACAAGCAGGAAGAAACTCCGCGCTATAACGCGCGCGATGTCGCCGTCATGCGAGCCAAACTTGTCGACGCACCCGTCGTGCTCGGCTCAGCCACGCCATCGCTCGAGAGCTGGCAAAACTCCGAATCCGGCAAATACAAGCGCATCACCATGGCCGAGCGCGTGAACAACCGTCCGCTCCCCGGCGTCGAAATCGTCGACATGCGCCAGGAGTTCCAGCAAACCGGCCAGGAACAGTTGTTCTCTCGCTTGCTGATTACCGAGACTCAGGCAGCGCTCGATCGCGGCGAACAGGCCGTGATTCTGCTCAATCGGCGCGGCTATTCCTTCGTAGCCATGTGCCGCGCCTGCGGAGAAAAACTTGAGTGCCAGAACTGCGCCATCAGCCTCACGCACCACAAGCCGGTCGATTCTCCCGAAGCGATCGCGAGCGCTGGCCAGCGCCTCGAATGCCACTACTGCGGATTCCGCCGCACCGTCCCCAAGCGCTGCCCCAAATGCGACAGCGAACATCTCTACTACCTCGGCGCAGGCTCGCAGCAAGGCGAAGAGCGCCTGCAGGCCATCTTCCCCTTAGCGCGCATCGGTCGCATGGACCGCGACACCGTGCGTGGCCGTTACGATATGGAACGGCTGCTCGCCCGCCTTCACTCCGGCGAAATCAACCTGCTCGTCGGCACGCAGATGATCGCCAAGGGGCACGATATTCATGGAGTCACACTGGTCGGTGTCGTTGGCTGCGACCATGCGCTGTCCATGCCCGACTTTCGCGCCGCCGAGCGCGTCTTTCAGTTGATGACGCAAGTCTCCGGCAGGGCCGGTCGCGGCGAACTTCCGGGCCGCGTCGTAGTGCAAACCTATCATCCCGACCACTACGCGATTCTTGCCGCCTCTACGCACGATTACGCGGGATTTGTAGCGCGAGAGTTGAAGTATCGCCGCTGGATGCACTACCCACCCTTCGGCGTGCTCGCAAATCTCCTGATCCAATCCAAAAAGCTGGAGGAAGCAGCAGGATGGTCTGCAGCTTTGGGCAAGTGGTTTCAAAAGACCGCGCCCGAAGGCGTTCGCGTGCTCGGTCCTTGCGCAGCACCCATCGCGCGCATCAAAGAAACCTACCGTTTTCACATGATTCTGAAAGCCGGCTCACGCCGGGCATTGAATACGGCCCTGCGCGGCGCTCTTGCGCACGCCGAAGAGGTTGGCATTCCACGCCGCAACCTTGTCATCGACGTGGATGCGCTTCGCCTGATGTAA